Within the Medicago truncatula cultivar Jemalong A17 chromosome 4, MtrunA17r5.0-ANR, whole genome shotgun sequence genome, the region CAAaactttcaattaaatcaaagtgATATTTTCAAACTTATGTATTTCCTTGGAATTGTGTGATGCAAGTCCATTCTAGGCATGACATTTAAGCCATCTCCTCCATCTAGCATCTAAATCCCTTTCGTGATATATCTTAAATTCCCCAACTGTCAAACTCCTTCCTACCTTAAACCTAACTATATAACTTTTGAGTCCTACTTTATTTGGGGGGCTCCAGATCATTGAACGTCATTAACTAATAGCCAAAGATTAATCCATTAATTCATAACAAGATGTCTTTATGAGTGTTGCATCAGTCCTCTAAATGCATGTCCTACACTAGCTTGGATATCCAGAATAGCAGATAATAAATCCAAGATTTCAAAGATGGCAATGGAATAATGCAACAGATAAAGCATGTAAAGAACAAGTCAAGTGACAACTTAACTGACCGTTAATTCAATCCGTTTAATCTCTGATTTTAATACTTCTGCTTTCTCTTTAGCCAACACAGCTTCAGTTTCAGCATTTTGTTTACCAATCTCAGCAGCATCCAAAGCCACCTCCAGTTGTTTCAAGCGAGCAGTTCCTTCACCCTCCTTCTGTGTACAGTAAATTACCTCTCTGCATTTATAGAAGATATCGAGATTTAAAGACATGTGCTTACTGACCATGTAAGGCAGCTGTCAATATGAAAAACAATCTCAATATTTCTGCTACACCCAAAAACCCCACAAAAAAGCCATCTCAATGTGAAAAGATCCTAGGCCATACGCATATCCAGAATATTGTGCATCGTTTACATATACAGATATATATTAACAGAAATGGATGATAGCATACACATGAATggataaaaaattgcaaaagttaGTTTCTCTATTGATACGTTTAATTAGTGCCATTTATAAATCCGTAAAAGGAAAAGGTATTGTCAAGTCACATGGAAcattggagagagaaaaagtatAACTAGGAGACCAATAGGAACTTTTCTCAAATATATGACGTCAAGGTGCTCAAACAAAAAGATCACCCGGAAAGAATATTCCAATGTTATTACTCCAGACAGTGGTTTCAACAGCTCAAATCTATTAAAACAGCGAAgcaaacaaaacttcaattagcTACCAACGTACTTCTGTAAAGCTGCAAATTTAGAAGGCATGTCCTCAAAACATGAGATGCCAGGTATGTCTTTAATCATCAATCTCCATGATGATATTTGATCCTCTAACTTTTTCATATTTGACTGGACATCCTGTAGTTTAGATAGCTCAGATTGTGCCCTTTCCCGACGGCTCTTTTCCTCCAGCAGTTTTTCCTTCAAAAGCTCAATGTTCTCGTGATTTGATCTTAGTTTTCGTGCTTCCCTTACTTCAGATTCCTAAAATTGCAAAGTTAACTGGATACATTACTCAGATTACCACAGGTacaaaaaaagtttatgatGAGAATGCATCTGGTTATAATTCAAAGTTAAAACGAAGTCCATGTATTGACACccctcccctaaaaaaaaatgaaagttagCCTAATTTAATCCTACAAAATTGACTTGGACGGTGAGGGGTTGCCCTAAacaaatactacctccgtccctaattataagacccttttgagaattttttttgtctctttttataagactcctttgctatttccaactacattaattatttctttacatacatgcccttatttataatacattttttttcttcaatcaacaataaataacatgttgaaaacataatccaactctctctcttaaaggataaaattgtaaaaacaatagtaattacaaacatatttaatacaaatatccactatcttaattcccgttattttttcaaaagggccctataattagggacggagataGTAATTGCTATTCAAGCCATAACACAATCTAATATGAGACTCAACACACACCCTTCGCATATTATGCATGAACAGAAGCTTGATCGCACTGGTATTTCCTCGGGTTTTTTGGTTTGTACTAGATGCAGCACTCGTAGAAAATGTGTTTCCAAGTCCAAAAGTGAATTTTACGTTTGGCCAAAACTCATAATAATAGAAACATGCTAAGTAAACACATCAGCCCAATTTATACCGAACTCCATCACAACATGGCTATGGATATAATAGATGCAACATTCAGGCCTATTTTATCTCTAGGTCCATGGATGAATTTAACTTATATCCCAAGCATGTAGTTTTAGAAAAATACCAAGTAAAAAGACCAGCCCAATTGATATCAAGCTCCTTCACGACAATACTTTGGTAAAACGTGCACGTTCTAAACAACAGCGTGTTATAAACTTGTCAAAACACCAGCAAAGAGAAGGGTACAAACAAGGGGAATAATATGAAAGCACACccctaaaagaaaaagaagaagaacattTTGATAAAGTGAAAACAAAGCAATGGTATCTTTATGGTATTCCAAATATCaggtgtcaaatttaattatatttactaaaatttaaataaaaaagagacaATAAAATGTGAAGAAAAACGCAGTCATATATTTTGGCactaatccaaaaaaaaatcccaaaagatttaagaaaataaaaagacacgATTCAGGAGCCAAGCCTGCCCAAACCTCATCTTATATATCCAGAAcatttaataaaacaataatgtgcctaacacaaaataaaaataatataataaagttAGTCCTCTCCATTTATGATCATGTCACTTGAATTGCAGCTGAAATTGGTGTACACATCAAATGATTGATGTATGCAACCTAACACAAACAATCAAAACATCAAGAGGCACTGAGACCCAAGATAAAAGACAAAGCAAACTTACATAATGTTGAAGTTCCTGTTGCAATTGTTTAACCAAAACATCACTCCATGTAGAAGAAACTTCCTGGGATGAAAAAGTTGCTAGCTTCTTTTCAGCTTCAGTCTTCTGGTGCAAACACTGGAAATAGGAATCGTGATTCATGATGTAAAGCAAAGAAAGTaacccaataaaaaaagaaacatgaaaGTGACAGGAAGCAAGCAAATCAAATTGAACATTGCAAACCTCATTGAATTGGTCCTTGAGACGGTCCAATTGCTCTTTAAGCATCTCTGCTTCTCTCTCGGCATTATTAGCTCTACATTCCATTTGTTcaagctacaacaagaaaaataTACAAGTTAAAGAATGATTGATAGATATGAACGAGCATTAGTCTGAACATTGACAACTTACATTAGCGGTGATTCTAGAAATAGAAAAGTTGGAGTCCTTTTTGAGTTGTGAATGATCATCGTGAAGTCTCTTTTTTTCCCTCTGTATGGTATCTGAAAGATTGCCTAGCTTCCCTTCTAAAGATGTTGCTTTCTCTTGGGTGGAAGTGGCATGAGACTCGGCTTGTATGCGAAGGTTTGTCTCATTTTGGAGCTTAGCCTGAAGTTCAGTGTTTAattgaatatattttctaaGTCTATCTTGAGAATCAGTAACCTCCTTCAAGAGTTGATCCTGGAGGGCCTTTTCACGGCCTTTAGAAGCAGCAAGTTCTTGTTCAGTGTATAACAATTGCTCCACAGATTTCTTCCTCTCAGTGTCTGTCATGTCAAATCAAAGTTGATGgtgaaatgaaattgaaattgaaaagtaGTAATTAATTGATGATATTAATATACCGAGTTTTTGGAAATTATGATTGAGTGTTTGGAATTGAGATTGATAATCACGAACTTGATTTTCTGCTTTACTTAAGGCATCTAGAAAATCAGATTTAACCTGCGTTcgaataataataatgagagaCAGGTTAATTGAAGAAGAAtgagaaaacaaacaaacaaaccattTGGCGACACTGATATGTGCATAGCATGTGCTCGGAGGGTTCCTCCACCGCTGGCGCCGGATCCTCATAGATAACAAGCTGTGCGTCGCCATCGCCGTCATCGGAACGTGGCCTCTTCGGTGGCGGAGGAGTACGGAGTATCATTCTTTCTTTCTCACTTACGTTTCAAATGAATTGAAATCCCCAAACCCCAAGGCGCAACTTTTATTCAACggaaggaaaaggaaaaaatacaCAACCTCCTTTCACAATATAATTGTTTTGCAATCACAATCAACATCATGTGGTTTCGTGGTGTAGTTGGTTATCACGTCAGTCTAACACACTGAAGGTCTCCGGTTCGAACCCGGGCGAAGCcaatttatttctctttttgtatttttttatgactTTCATTTTCGCCGTCACGTTAGTCCactaattgttttttgaaggacCGTGAGCTACTACTAATCTTTCTCTTCTCCATCTCTAACTATGTATGAAacctaaaagaaaaagaaaaactcaattatgtcacattttaattatttgacatctcaatatattttaatcttttgtcttttgtaacaaaaaaattatatttaatgaaGAGATAAAATAATTGTCAAAAGATTGaagtaattttgtaaaaaaaaaaatataaagactaTTTTATGTAATTGTATGTaaacaaactaaatttttttttttttttaagtcattttgatttataatgataaacaaacacaaattatattctatttttttaattgaatctcTAAATTATCAAATGTCaagatcatttttattttaatccataACAAATGGGTCATGTGAGACGGTTCATTATAACtttcttaaaataataactttaaAGATCATcattccgtaaaaaaaaaaaaactttaaagatcattgtatttattttagttttttaatgagaatctagaaggagaaaaaaatatatattaagatatTGTGACTATGATTTGAACTCATTTCCGCTgcactatttttaattaaattgaagtaCTTTGAACGATGAGAATGTGTGACATccttttatgtttaaatattgattttatttttaagttagaAAATACTAGTTGAGGTTAGGGTGTTACATTACAAGTAAAGGTAGCCTTCATTTTTATCGGTTCAGAGTCCTTCTACCTTAGTTCATTTCATATGTCACAAGTTGTGTCATACAGGATGATGAGACATACAAACTCAACATATGGAaccccttgttcttctcttccaACAACTAAACCAACCCAACTGTGGAACCCGCTCTCTGTGCAACCCAGGACCTGTTCAATCCGAGTGCTAAAGCATTGGGAAATGAGTGATATATTTTAACCACAGTTTTTGTCGATATAGTTTTTTTGGCCAAATCCGACCGATTGTCCACCCCTACGGAAAAAAAGATGCTAAGTCAAAAAATGAGTGACATGTCCAAAAAATGGACTAAAACGAAAGGAATCTCAAATTACAAGAACAAATTAAGAAGAAATAAATCGACATAAACTCGCTTATATATTAAAGgataaaaaacacatataacCTAGTAAAAACATAtagaagttaaaaatataatattacgAATATactagaataaaaaaataggcACAATTTTTGACACAAATAGAACAGGAATGGATTTGGCGTGAAATAGAGGGGTAATTCGACTCCGTTCTTCCCCTTTTCTCCCTGCAACAGCAATCACCCTCCATTTTCATCTCATCGTCGGAATGGGTGGAAAGGGAATAGGAAATAAAAGTGTGTTGATTACTGGTGTTAGCAAAGGAATTGGTAGGGCTCTTGCTATTGAATTGGCGAATCGAGGTCACACCATTATAGGTTGTTCTCGTGCTCAGGATAAGCTTGATTCTCTTCAATCTCTTTTACTTCcaaataatcataatcatcTCTTCCTCAATGTTGACGTCAGCTCCAATGACAGCGTTCAACAGATGGCTCGCACTGTTATGGAGATGAAGGGGGGTCCACCTGATGTTATTGTGAACAGCGCAGGTACTATCAACAAGAACAACAAGATGTGGGAAGTTCCTTCTCAAGAGTTTGATTTGGTGATGGATACAAACTTGAAAGGAACTGCCAATGTGTTGAGACATTTCATCCCTCTCATGATCAACAATGGAGGAGGAGAAGGTATTATAGTTAACTTGTCTTCTGGTTGGGGAAGATCGGGTGCAGCACTTGTTGCTCCTTACTGTGCATCCAAATGGGCTATTGAAGGACTCACAAAGTCTGTAGCTAAAGAGTTACCACAAGGAATGGCTGTTGTCGCACTCAATCCTGGTGTCATCAACACTGACATGCTTGCTTCTTGCTTTGGTGCTTCCGCTTCTCTTTATCAATCCCCTGAATCATGGTTTGTTACTTGattcacatttttctttttctcttttcttcttcaacttaACTAATAACTCCAAATAATCAATCTCATTCATCAGGGCTCTCAAGGCAGCCACCATGATTCTCAATCTTACTCCAGCAGATAATGGTGCTTCTCTCTCCGTTTGAAGTCTCATGTGTGAGTCAGGCTAATCATCAACTCCTCAATCATATTTATTAGTACATCTTATCGTAGAATGATTGCCATTGCAAGTAAAGATCATGTTTTCTACTATCATTTCGGTTCTCCTTTCTAAATGAAAATCACCTACAAGCTCAGTTTTACTGTATAATTAGTATAATGCTGGCATAAAGTTGTTGAATAGTATAGATTATAATATCTTTCGTTGGTGTTTGAATCCAAAGGCGTGCCTCAGTTCAGTTTGCATTGCATTGCACTGCTTGAATTGTTGCACAATCCAAAATTCAGTTTTGACTTGCAATAGATGTATTTATGTCGCTGTGTTGATTAGTAGCAGGTTTTTATGTTGGCAGGTGTGGTTTCTAATTCAAACTGGTTCATGTGCATTCAAAATAGTGTGATTGCTGTCTGACTTAGCCGTATTTTGGTGTATAACTAAGGTTTCGCATCAGGTCGGGTCTCCGCATTGTGTGGGTTGAAGTCTGCAGGACATGCTTTTAAATTTACAAGAGGGTGTCTTTGTACTTCATTTATCATTTGACTATTGTTTTTTAGTGCTTCAAAGATGTGTCTTTAGGCAAAACCATCTGATGTATTCCTTGTTTGGGGTCTTCACTTTTGTTTTGTGGAGGAGAGTTATGGTGATTAGCTTTCTGCTGTATTTTACAGCTTGGTTGTTTTCTGTTCTTCTTATCTTCtccctgcatttttttttttgtgccgGGTTTAGATCTTTTTATTAAACCttttactttgttttaaaaaaataaaataatatgcgAATAATCAAAACAGTTGACTTTGCAGCCAATGTCCAGTCTATTAACCTTGGCAATGGTTGGTTGGTCAATCGTTCAACTAACAATATGTATGCCAATGGATTTTCtcaaatattgttttttctttctctcaggTTTCTTATGTGTAATCTCACCATTGAGCTTGTTTACTCTCATTGTTTATATTAGAAATCCATCTTACCTTTTCTATTTAATTGTGAGATTAATAACACATGACAAACTTGAGAGGAAAAACTTGAGAAGATCCTTTCCCAATATACACATGCTCTGCCTATGAcctaataataattattacaaTGGAGCTGTACCAGTTATGTTCACGATGGAATCAAATAGAGCATGAATGAATGATCTTTATCTTACTCTCCCGTCTCCAATTTTGTCATAAAGGATGAAACAAATAGCCAAACGTATCAAATACTATTATTTAATGGCCACTGATTCAACTGTACATACATTTCTAACAAAATACAGTgattgcaaaattaaaaaaccatatatataatatttacaaATTTCAAACCCTGCCAATGTGTGTATATACTTTCTACAGGACACCTTCCTTGAAAGGACCAGAATCACGCAAGAGTTTCATAACAAGCTTCACCTGTACAGGCAAAAATGTCACATTATCAAGTGCTTTGGAATCACAGTAGTTGGTAGCATGAATGGTAATATCATGACAGAACAAAACACCTAATTATAAAACCATTGAAAGAATGCAAACTTATCTCGTCTTATGCCAAAATGCACTACTGTGcttaattcaaatattaaaagcaTTTAAGTTCTTAAGCCAACAAATGGTTACATCCTTGCCTTCAATTCTAATCGAGACTGCAAAGTGGAGGATTGTTCTTGTGAATGCATTTAAAATGAGACCTTTTGATTAGACGAGAAGTTAAAACTACATTAAGGTAATCAGTCGATAGTCATCACTAGGATATAGGTCTAACTATATTTAAGACTCCCACCTttaacacaaacaaaaacaacacatCCTGGCACTCACAACAGTTCCCAGCTTggctttaatgattaaggagtACTCCTATCACGAGACAAAACCAACTACGACTCtgtttgtgagtttggagggtagggagggctttggggggaAGAGCGTAggggaaaaaaaagaagagaaatattCCGGATTTTTTTAGAGATTGTTATTGTAGAGAATGATAGATGAATGTTaatcattaatatatttttaatttttataatattataataacagATTATATTTGAAGAATTTATCTAAACCCTccttcaatataatttttgagtTCCTCCATTTTGAGGGGATTTTgtgttatgaagaaaaataaaccccATATTAAAGTTGGGAGACTATTCTTTCTTTAACTTCCCTTACTTCCTTCCTCATACCCAAAGCCTCCTCTCCAAACTTGCAAAGTAAGCATAATGATTCTTTaccatcacaacaacaacaagcaaAGCCTTTTCGCACTAAGTGGGGTTGGCTATATGGATTAAATTACGctataatgttctatcataaaccatatttcgaTCCAACTAATTAATTTCCAAATCTTTCATAATAGTTTCTCTGATAGTTTTTCTAGTCTTCCTTTGTCTCTACAAAATCTATAggtaaggagagtagatcagatggaggataGTTAGATCACTAGAGGCAGAGGACGatctagaaaataataaaatgatttacAAGTATTGCCtctattttgataaaatgattaacAAGTAATATCAGAACAAAGTGAACTTAGAAAGACAAGGAACAAAATATAAATCCCCGCTGCACCATACCTGAGAAGATTCACGAACTAAAAAATCTTCTATAGCTTTCCTAAAATCTTCATCAATAAGGTAATGGCAGCTATATGTTGTCACTGGAAGATATCCACGCTCAATCTTATGTTCACCCTGAGCTCCTGCTTCTACTGTTTTAAGATTGAGTTCAATCGCTGCTTCAATTGCCTGCGATGTCAAACCAAAATGCAAATATATAAAATGCTTCCCTAATAATAAACAGGCCTTTGACAGAAATCACAGGGTCACGGGTTATAGTAAAACTGCAGTGCGACTTTTAAAATGAGAAACATGctatttttttggtttcgtgcaaatatatattctttcatACTAAACAATATTTCCCtattaaaaatagaacaaaAGGGGAGATAAGGTAAAAATGTGGTATCTTTTAGTTCCGCCACTTGGTGGAACCGAAGAGAACATAACAAATATCTAATTCGTTTTGTTCTGCTCATGTCCCAAACACCGTCTATAAGTTAACACCCACATCAAAGCCACACTGAAAaaggagtgtgctcctccttaaGGTCTCCGGTTCGATTCTCCCCGGGGGCcaatttgggtgggctaatttagcttcttcttcaaaaaagaaaccaaACTGAAAAGTTTATTCCATAAATGATTTAGATGGAATAAATATCTGATGAAAAACTATAGCATTATTCTCTAACAGTAAAACcaaaatgtaaataataattcaacaatATTTGAGGCGAAAGATAATGCGAAGAGTGAACCTGATAATAACATGCTTCAAAATGCAAAAATGGATAGTAAGTTTGTGGATGACACCCCCATAGGCGCCCAAACAAAGTATCTCCTCCGATAAGATTTAGGGCACCTGCTACTAGTTCCTCACTGTCTTCAGCAACAATAAGTAGTACTTGATCTCCCATTTTTGATCCCATCTCATGAAAAAATTCCCTCGTCAGGTGAGGAGTACCCCATCTGTCAAAGACCAGTAGCCATACTAATATTTAGACACTACtatcatcaaataaattttgtattacaATATTGTGGTTCAATTAGCATAACATACTTGTTATCAGTTGTGTTCCTGTAAAAGGTGTAGAAGGAATCCCAGTGCTTTGCCTTCCAATACAAAAACGAAATATGCCAGTAATTAGAAAGCAAATAGAATGCATCATAACCCAAGGGCCTGTTTGGTTTGTTTCACCGTTTCCTATgaaaatctctaaaaataagATACAAAGTGAAAACAATTtggtatttttgtaattaaaaagtaaaaacaaaactcaTTTCCTCAACCCAAATACATCCTAAAGTTTTTGCAATAAAATACTTCATTGTAATCTcttaaaggaccaaaagtgaacTTCTGTCAGATAGGTAAACATCAGGAAGAGCAGTATTATAAAGAGAGAATGCTCTGATGAGTATATCTTCCAAACAATTTCAACTACATAATATGAAAACACTGAAAGCTATATGATTAAACTCTTTCAAGTCAATAACTAGATAACCTCTACTCCTAGAGAAACATTGGTAACTTCCCCACTGATTGTTTGGTGTTACATCATACATGACAATATCGTTCAGATGTTTaatgatttgaataaaaaaaaacagttttttctttttccattatTTGAGGTTTAGACTTTAGTCTCCATTGCACCTTTTGAAACTCTAGCATCTACTCTGCACATGGGTCAAAATTGGAAGACTAAAAGCTGTAATTCACCTTTCATTTGGCTTTAACTAACTTATGATGATGACAAATATGCTGCCATTCATTAGAACATGCTGTGTCAGTGGAAAAAGTGCACTGTAATTCTGATATATCCAACCCCGTGTAAATTTTTGTTCTTGTAGCCAACACCGACAAACATAGAACTATGAAGAAGCACAATTCTGATATATCCCTCCTACTATATAAGACATGATAAATTGGCTTCCATTTGTTCAACACAAGTTTACTAATATGtaacacaacaaaaaaagaagaatttaTACAGTCAAATATGAATTTGTGACAGTTAATCTTAATTCAGTATAGACATGATGCAAAATACCTTTATTTCATAACCGCGGAGGCGTTTCATAATCAAGTTCTGAGCAGCAACCTTCTTGCGCTCTTGACGTATCTTTTTCCGTTTATTATGCTTCAAGTCCATCAAGAAGTCGTCAAAATTAGTATAGTTGCGGTTGGTCCAGTGATACTGCATTCCAATCCTAGGGAGGAAACCTTGTTGAGTGAATTTGTGCCACTCGCTTTCAGAGGGAAAAGTGACATGGAAGGATGAAAGTTGAGACATGGCAGTGAGATCCTTGATAGCAGAAACAATGAAGTCAAAAATATGATGTTTGAAAGAAGTGTTACGAAGTAAGATCCTTGGACCGGTGACAGGGGTGAAGGGGACACAGGATTGTAACTTAGGATAATAAGAATTGGAACCATAAAAATGAGAGTAAGCATTGGCCCAAGAATGATCAAAAACGAATTCACCATAAGAATGGGTCTTGAGATAGAGAGGAACAACAGCGAGAATATGATTATGAATATCCTTAGCGATGATGTGGTGTGGGGTCCATCCCTTTTCCTTAACAGAAGAAGATGATAGTTCTAGAGAGGATAGAAAAGCGTGTGAGAGAAATGGATTGAACTTGTCTGGTCCTCCAGTAGCATCAAGAGCACATGCATCCCATTGGGTGGATGGAATATCTGAAATTGAAGATACAAAAGAAACAgtaataattttatctttatcttcttcAGATTCTGTTGTGGTGGTAACATTGAAGCTGAATTGTTGCTGATgcgatgaagaagaagaagaagaaatgttaTTCTGTTTGTTGTTGTCCTTAGAAGATCCCCAGAACAATGAAGAAGCGTTGATTCTACTACTTCTTCTTCTGTAATAATAATCAGAgcatgaagaagatgaagatttgcGATGAGACGGAAACGACAATGAGCAGCAGCACCTCACTCCTATCGCTACTGCTGCCATCACCCCTCACTCTTTGCCACGTTGCAAATTTActtggattggattggattcATGCATTgcatacttcaattttttttttccttcttattttttatatttcgtaatcaaatatttgtttttgagattttttttttttttgtctagcaACTTAGTGACGGGAGCTTACACATTTAAATTATGTGATGTCTCTACCATAATTGAGAtctattttcgaaaaaaaaaagtaaatagtcaattacccctttgaaattgtaagttttgtcaattaccccctgaaattacctccctgaaattgtacaacgttgatcaatttaccccatccgtcaaatttttctgttagttaacatgatgttttgcaaataccccctcaagttttgtacttatgtgcaaaatgccccgaacttgaaaatttatatatttttttcttatccttaaaagttactgcattatcactgaattgtggagcatattagctaagttttgaCGGTATACAACCATATATGTTCCTTTAAACGATCAAACATTAATCATGTCTTAGAGTCTAACGATATGAAAGTCAGCATAGTAAAGTACAACCACACTTGTCAGATGGAAAACTAACACATGTCATACATAATGAAGCACATAAATAATACATGATTGGCATAACCAAAAATTACAAAGATGTCAAAGTATATGGCTTTGCTATTGCTAATTTTAACCACATCAAAAATTTCCACTTCCTTTATATTGTGGGCGGTGCACACCATCAACACACTTCTCTcactttcaagaaaaaatatataaacttgtTACTTCTCTCACTTTATAAAGGATCTTGAAGGAATCATGGTCTTCTTCCCCGTTAGGATTCAAAGGAATggtaataaaattatattatgtatatttcattatgtttttttaagagaataaaaaaacatgataacCACCATCTTTTTTATCTCTAACGGGGTTAAGGACagcttgaaaaagaaaaaacaacatctgatgttggaacaaagaaatacttttatgtttgttttgtaaatattcttgagttttgaacattATTGTAGGGTTTACCAAATACTGCCAATTTGTTCTACAATATTGTCAATATATGGTTGTATATCGtcaaaacttagctaatatgctccacaattcagtgataatgcaatcacttttaaggataagaaaacaaaatataaattttcaagtttagaggcattttgcacataagtgcaaaacttcaggggggtatttgcaaaacgttatgttgactaaaataaatatttgacttatggggtaaattgattaacgttgtgcaatttcatgggagtaattgaagttttgttaatttcagggggtaattgataaaacttacaatttcaggagggtaattgactatttactcaaaaaaaaaattaggataaaTTGAGattcatttcactttttttttttttttttttgagttattAGGGGTGTATTGAATTAGcattttaaaggacaatttttacataaaaaagtCTCAGATTTTGTAGGATTTTAAtgattttcatgattttaaaagactatcaGGATTTTTAATTTGGATTTCATTGGATTTacatcataagattttaaagaattttatagatttataagattttatgaattttaaggaCTCATTGAAAAGAAATGATTACAGCACACTCTctattataatattcttaatagagactcttattttttattttatttctatgagaggcagagagagggagagagaaggGGGAAGAGAGgagtagggatggcaattgaacccataccctatgggcacCCACAAAGAAATCCactatgggtagggtaaaactcCGCTTTCATGGGTCTGGGCTTGAGTATGGGTAATTACTGGTAAATTTGAATGGATATGGGCACTGTACTAGCCAGCCCCGCAACCCGca harbors:
- the LOC25494371 gene encoding mitotic spindle checkpoint protein MAD1, translated to MILRTPPPPKRPRSDDGDGDAQLVIYEDPAPAVEEPSEHMLCTYQCRQMVKSDFLDALSKAENQVRDYQSQFQTLNHNFQKLDTERKKSVEQLLYTEQELAASKGREKALQDQLLKEVTDSQDRLRKYIQLNTELQAKLQNETNLRIQAESHATSTQEKATSLEGKLGNLSDTIQREKKRLHDDHSQLKKDSNFSISRITANLEQMECRANNAEREAEMLKEQLDRLKDQFNECLHQKTEAEKKLATFSSQEVSSTWSDVLVKQLQQELQHYESEVREARKLRSNHENIELLKEKLLEEKSRRERAQSELSKLQDVQSNMKKLEDQISSWRLMIKDIPGISCFEDMPSKFAALQKEVIYCTQKEGEGTARLKQLEVALDAAEIGKQNAETEAVLAKEKAEVLKSEIKRIELTLAVVTEERNKLRILANLKNGEAGDESSSANPIQELESSLMKKDEYIKELESTLNELRVVNNRQHEEIKILNEKLHNEARRIKSLERESDRLRSEISLLEAKLGHGDFSSANTKVLRMVNTLSVDNEAKQTIEVLQNELQKTKEKLKAVEELKSQSGETGKLVENYISDKILQLKEQIATLEKREERYKTVFADRISVFRRACCEIFGYKIVMDEHQRSNGIPVTRFTLQSIYAQSDDEKLEFEYESGNTNILVNRYTSQPEVSHQVEIFVRKMNSIPAFTANITVESFNRRTLS
- the LOC25494373 gene encoding NADPH-dependent pterin aldehyde reductase, with protein sequence MGGKGIGNKSVLITGVSKGIGRALAIELANRGHTIIGCSRAQDKLDSLQSLLLPNNHNHLFLNVDVSSNDSVQQMARTVMEMKGGPPDVIVNSAGTINKNNKMWEVPSQEFDLVMDTNLKGTANVLRHFIPLMINNGGGEGIIVNLSSGWGRSGAALVAPYCASKWAIEGLTKSVAKELPQGMAVVALNPGVINTDMLASCFGASASLYQSPESWALKAATMILNLTPADNGASLSV
- the LOC25494374 gene encoding uncharacterized protein, whose product is MAAVAIGVRCCCSLSFPSHRKSSSSSCSDYYYRRRSSRINASSLFWGSSKDNNKQNNISSSSSSSHQQQFSFNVTTTTESEEDKDKIITVSFVSSISDIPSTQWDACALDATGGPDKFNPFLSHAFLSSLELSSSSVKEKGWTPHHIIAKDIHNHILAVVPLYLKTHSYGEFVFDHSWANAYSHFYGSNSYYPKLQSCVPFTPVTGPRILLRNTSFKHHIFDFIVSAIKDLTAMSQLSSFHVTFPSESEWHKFTQQGFLPRIGMQYHWTNRNYTNFDDFLMDLKHNKRKKIRQERKKVAAQNLIMKRLRGYEIKAKHWDSFYTFYRNTTDNKWGTPHLTREFFHEMGSKMGDQVLLIVAEDSEELVAGALNLIGGDTLFGRLWGCHPQTYYPFLHFEACYYQAIEAAIELNLKTVEAGAQGEHKIERGYLPVTTYSCHYLIDEDFRKAIEDFLVRESSQVKLVMKLLRDSGPFKEGVL